From Pseudomonas poae, the proteins below share one genomic window:
- the lolA gene encoding outer membrane lipoprotein chaperone LolA, with protein sequence MRLIRMLLLPALALTAVSAHADPASVASLKNLLDKSQTLTARFSQLTLDAGGTQLQQTEGEMAVQRPGLFYWHTEGKAEQTIVSDGQKVTLWDPDLEQATIKKLDPRLNQTPALLLSGDVSKINDSFDITSKQTSNVIEFTLKPKSKDTLFDSLQLSFGNGVINNMRLIDSVGQRTDILFSGVKANQPVPASKFKFDIPKGADVIQE encoded by the coding sequence ATGCGTCTTATCCGCATGCTGTTGTTGCCGGCACTGGCCCTGACCGCTGTTTCGGCTCACGCTGACCCGGCATCCGTGGCCAGCCTGAAAAACCTGCTGGACAAATCCCAGACCCTGACCGCGCGCTTTTCTCAGCTGACCCTGGATGCCGGCGGCACCCAGTTGCAGCAAACCGAAGGCGAGATGGCCGTGCAGCGCCCAGGCCTGTTCTACTGGCATACCGAAGGCAAGGCCGAGCAGACCATCGTGTCCGATGGCCAGAAGGTCACGCTGTGGGACCCGGACCTGGAGCAGGCGACCATCAAGAAGCTGGACCCGCGCCTGAACCAGACCCCGGCGTTGCTGCTGTCGGGTGATGTGTCGAAAATCAACGACAGTTTCGATATCACCTCCAAGCAAACCAGCAACGTGATCGAATTCACCCTCAAGCCGAAGTCCAAGGACACGCTGTTCGACAGCCTGCAGCTGTCGTTCGGCAATGGCGTGATCAACAACATGCGCCTGATCGACAGCGTCGGCCAGCGCACCGATATCCTGTTCTCCGGGGTCAAGGCCAACCAGCCGGTGCCGGCGTCCAAGTTCAAGTTCGACATCCCCAAGGGTGCCGACGTGATCCAGGAATAA
- a CDS encoding DNA translocase FtsK 4TM domain-containing protein, protein MKKSAATPKAAVVPAWRQHLHYRLKEGALIAIGALCLFLMMALLTYGKDDPGWSHNSKIEDVQNFGGPAGSYSADILFMVLGYFAYIFPLLLAIKTWQIFRQRHEPWQWSGWLFSWRLIGLVFLVLSGAALAHIHFHAPTGLPAGAGGALGESLGDLARRTLNIQGSTLMFIALFLFGLTVFTDLSWFKVMDVTGKITLDLLELFQGAANRWWQARVDRKRMVAQLREVDTRVNEVVAPSTPDRREQAKVKERLIEREQALSKHMSDREKQVPPVIAPAPPKAPEPSHRVQKEKQAPLFVDSAVEGTLPPISILDPAEKKQLNYSPESLAAVGHLLEIKLKEFGVEVSVDSIHPGPVITRYEIQPAAGVKVSRISNLAKDLARSLAVTSVRVVEVIPGKTTVGIEIPNEDRQIVRFSEVLSTPEYDNFKSPVTLALGHDIGGKPVITDLAKMPHLLVAGTTGSGKSVGVNAMILSILFKSGPEDAKLIMIDPKMLELSIYEGIPHLLCPVVTDMKDAANALRWSVAEMERRYKLMAKMGVRNLSGFNAKVKEAQDAGTPLTDPLYKRESIHDEAPLLSKLPTIVVVVDEFADMMMIVGKKVEELIARIAQKARAAGIHLILATQRPSVDVITGLIKANIPTRMAFQVSSKIDSRTIIDQGGAEQLLGHGDMLYMPPGTSLPIRVHGAFVSDDEVHRVVEAWKLRGAPEYNDDILAGVEEAGSGFDGGSSGGDDDAETDALYDEAVAFVLESRRASISAVQRKLKIGYNRAARMIEAMENAGVVTAMNTNGSREVIAPGQMRD, encoded by the coding sequence TTGAAGAAATCCGCCGCAACACCAAAAGCAGCAGTCGTGCCGGCCTGGCGCCAGCACCTGCACTACCGACTCAAGGAAGGTGCGCTGATCGCGATCGGCGCGCTGTGCCTGTTCCTGATGATGGCCTTGCTCACCTATGGCAAGGACGATCCGGGCTGGAGCCACAACAGCAAGATCGAAGACGTGCAGAACTTCGGCGGGCCTGCCGGTTCCTACAGCGCCGATATCCTGTTCATGGTGCTGGGTTACTTTGCCTACATCTTCCCCTTGCTGCTGGCGATCAAGACCTGGCAGATCTTCCGTCAGCGCCATGAACCGTGGCAGTGGAGCGGTTGGCTGTTTTCGTGGCGCCTGATCGGCCTGGTGTTCCTGGTGTTGTCCGGCGCGGCGCTGGCGCATATCCATTTTCATGCACCCACCGGCCTCCCGGCGGGCGCGGGCGGGGCGCTGGGCGAAAGCCTGGGCGACCTGGCGCGCAGGACCCTGAATATCCAGGGCAGCACGCTGATGTTTATCGCACTGTTCCTGTTCGGCCTCACGGTGTTCACCGACCTTTCGTGGTTCAAGGTGATGGACGTGACCGGCAAGATCACCCTCGACCTGCTGGAGCTGTTCCAAGGCGCCGCCAACCGCTGGTGGCAGGCGCGGGTTGATCGCAAGCGCATGGTCGCCCAGCTGCGCGAGGTGGATACCCGCGTCAACGAGGTGGTGGCCCCGAGTACGCCGGACCGCCGCGAGCAGGCCAAGGTCAAGGAGCGCCTGATTGAGCGCGAGCAGGCCCTGAGCAAGCACATGTCGGATCGCGAGAAACAGGTGCCGCCGGTGATCGCGCCTGCACCGCCCAAGGCGCCAGAGCCAAGCCATCGCGTACAGAAAGAGAAGCAGGCGCCGTTGTTTGTCGACAGCGCCGTCGAAGGCACTTTGCCGCCGATCTCGATCCTCGACCCGGCCGAAAAGAAACAACTCAATTATTCTCCGGAGTCCCTGGCGGCCGTCGGCCATCTGCTGGAAATCAAGCTCAAGGAATTCGGGGTTGAAGTGTCGGTGGACTCGATCCACCCTGGCCCGGTGATTACCCGTTACGAAATCCAGCCGGCTGCCGGCGTCAAGGTCAGCCGTATTTCCAACCTGGCCAAAGACCTGGCGCGCTCCCTGGCCGTGACCAGTGTGCGTGTGGTGGAAGTGATCCCCGGCAAGACCACCGTGGGTATCGAGATTCCCAACGAAGACCGCCAGATCGTGCGTTTCTCCGAAGTGCTGTCGACGCCGGAATACGACAACTTCAAATCGCCGGTCACCCTGGCCCTGGGCCACGACATCGGCGGCAAGCCGGTGATCACTGACCTGGCGAAGATGCCTCACCTGCTGGTGGCCGGTACCACCGGTTCCGGTAAGTCGGTGGGGGTGAACGCGATGATCCTGTCGATCCTGTTCAAGTCCGGCCCGGAAGACGCCAAGCTGATCATGATCGACCCCAAGATGTTGGAACTGTCGATCTACGAAGGCATTCCGCACCTGCTGTGCCCGGTGGTCACCGACATGAAGGACGCCGCCAACGCCCTGCGCTGGAGCGTCGCCGAGATGGAGCGGCGCTACAAGCTGATGGCAAAGATGGGCGTGCGTAACCTGTCGGGCTTCAACGCCAAGGTCAAGGAAGCCCAGGACGCCGGCACGCCACTGACAGACCCGCTGTACAAGCGCGAAAGCATTCACGACGAAGCGCCGTTGCTGAGCAAGTTGCCGACCATCGTGGTGGTGGTCGATGAATTTGCCGACATGATGATGATCGTCGGCAAGAAGGTCGAAGAACTGATCGCACGTATTGCCCAGAAGGCGCGGGCGGCAGGTATTCACTTGATTCTCGCGACCCAGCGGCCTTCTGTGGATGTGATCACCGGCCTGATCAAGGCCAACATTCCTACGCGCATGGCGTTCCAGGTGTCGAGCAAGATCGACTCGCGGACCATCATCGACCAGGGCGGCGCCGAGCAATTGCTGGGCCACGGTGACATGCTCTACATGCCGCCAGGCACCAGCCTGCCAATCCGGGTACACGGCGCCTTTGTGTCCGATGACGAAGTGCACCGCGTAGTGGAGGCCTGGAAGCTGCGCGGCGCGCCGGAATACAACGACGATATCCTTGCGGGCGTCGAAGAAGCCGGCAGCGGCTTCGACGGTGGCAGCAGTGGCGGCGACGATGATGCCGAGACCGACGCGCTATACGACGAAGCAGTCGCTTTCGTGCTGGAAAGCCGCCGTGCTTCGATCTCTGCGGTACAGCGCAAGCTGAAAATCGGCTACAACCGCGCCGCCCGAATGATCGAAGCCATGGAAAACGCTGGCGTGGTCACCGCAATGAACACCAACGGCTCGCGTGAAGTCATCGCCCCCGGGCAGATGCGCGACTGA
- the aat gene encoding leucyl/phenylalanyl-tRNA--protein transferase: protein MLTWLQRNSLTFPPLAKAMREPNGLLAAGGDLSAERLIRAYRHGCFPWFSDGQPILWWSPDPRTVIFPDELHVSRSLGKLLRQQRYTVTFDQDFAAVIQACAAPRAYADGTWITEGIQSAYLELHKRGYAHSVEVWDKGELVGGLYGLAMGQLFFGESMFSRADNASKFGFATLTRQLQAWGFVLIDCQMPNDHLHSLGARAIPRSEFANFLRNHLDQPSSGPWVS, encoded by the coding sequence ATGCTGACCTGGTTACAACGCAATTCCCTGACCTTCCCGCCGCTGGCCAAAGCCATGCGCGAACCCAATGGCCTGCTCGCCGCCGGTGGCGACCTGTCGGCCGAACGCCTGATCCGAGCCTATCGCCACGGCTGCTTTCCATGGTTCTCGGATGGCCAGCCGATCCTCTGGTGGTCGCCCGACCCGCGCACGGTGATATTCCCGGACGAACTGCACGTGTCCCGCAGCCTGGGCAAACTGTTGCGCCAGCAGCGCTATACCGTAACCTTCGACCAGGACTTCGCCGCAGTCATCCAGGCGTGCGCCGCACCTCGCGCCTATGCCGACGGCACATGGATCACCGAAGGCATACAGAGCGCCTACCTGGAGCTGCACAAGCGCGGTTACGCCCATTCGGTGGAAGTGTGGGACAAGGGCGAGCTGGTCGGTGGCCTGTATGGCCTGGCGATGGGCCAGCTGTTTTTTGGCGAGTCCATGTTCAGCCGCGCCGACAACGCATCCAAATTCGGCTTTGCCACCCTGACCCGGCAATTGCAGGCCTGGGGGTTTGTACTGATCGACTGCCAGATGCCCAACGATCACCTGCACAGCCTAGGCGCCCGCGCCATCCCCCGCAGCGAATTCGCGAACTTCCTGCGCAACCATCTGGATCAACCCAGCAGCGGACCGTGGGTTTCCTAG